A part of Syngnathus acus chromosome 20, fSynAcu1.2, whole genome shotgun sequence genomic DNA contains:
- the slc12a7b gene encoding solute carrier family 12 member 7 isoform X4: MGDRFVVVPVDGGGDAAEHSGSVVAQTTRLTGGDGGEEEPEVEEDPVFEPQDPNVAVPILKYNREPNKYGDGVPKENSPFINNTDNDKSNSYDGTNMALFEEEMDSNPMVSSLLDKLANYTNLTQGAQEHEEADDDEGSKKKAVKSPQMGTFMGVYLPCLQNILGVILFLRLTWIVGTAGILESLAIVGLCCSCTMLTAISMSAIATNGVVPAGGSYYMISRSLGPEFGGAVGLCFYLGTTFAGSMYILGTIEILLTYIVPKAAIFVAEKKEDEGEALLNNMRVYGTCCLTLMSVVVFVGVKYVNKLALVFLACVILSILAIYAGVIKTIFEPPDFPVCMLGNRTLQNQNFDKCLKVDTIGNLTTTTQLYKLFCNGPESNATCNEYFLNNNVTQIQGIPGLISGVISENMWSEYGPLGMLVENKKLSSVGGSDPTQDIYLPYVVNDIASFFTLLVGIYFPSVTGIMAGSNRSGDLRDAQRSIPVGTILAIFTTSIIYFTCVVLFGACIEGVLLRDKFGDSVKGNLVIGTLSWPSPWVIVIGSFFSCCGAGLQSLTGAPRLLQAIARDGIVPFLQVFGHGKANGEPTWALLLTGAICEIGILIASLDAVAPILSMFFLMCYLFVNLACALQTLLRTPNWRPRFKYYHWALSFLGMSLCLALMFISSWYYAIVAMVIAGCIYKYIEYRGAEKEWGDGIRGLSLNAARFALIRLEEAPPHTKNWRPQCLVLLNLDSDQAVKHPRLLSFTSQLKAGKGLTIVGNVLEGTFLTKDAEAKKAEQNIKSSMTAERTKGFCHVVVSSNLRDGVSHLIQSAGLGGMKHNTVLMAWPGTWKQSNDTQSWKNFIETIRETTSAHQALLVAKNVDSFPTNQERLGEGTIDVWWVVHDGGLLMLLPFLLRQHKVWRKCKMRIFTVAQMDDNSIQMKKDLQTFLYHLRLNAEVEVVEMHDNDISAFTYEKTLVMEQRSQMLKQMQLSKTEREREAQLIHDRNTASHSMNDKSETLPDRVHMTWTKEKLFTERNRNRECNSNLAMRDLFNMKPEWGSLNQTNVRRMHTAIKLNEVVVNKSQGAHLVLLNMPGPPKNRGGDENYMEFLEVLLEGLNRVLLVRGGGREVITIYS; the protein is encoded by the exons ATGGGCGACAGGTTCGTTGTCGTCCCGGTTGACGGGGGAGGAGATGCAGCCGAGCACTCGGGCTCGGTTGTGGCCCAAACGACACGGCTCACCGGTGGCGATGGCGGGGAGGAGGAACCCGAAGTGGAGGAGGACCCGGTGTTCGAACCGCAGGATCCCAATGTCGCTGTGCCCATTCTGAAGTACAACAGGGAACCTAACAAATACG GTGACGGTGTCCCAAAGGAAAATAGTCCCTTCATCAACAACACAGACAATGACAAAAGCAACAGTTACGATGGCACCAACATGGCACTTTTTGAG GAGGAGATGGACAGCAACCCAATGGTGTCATCACTTCTTGATAAACTTGCCAACTACACAAATCTCACCCAGGGAGCCCAGGAACACGAGGAGGCCGATGACGATGAgggctccaaaaaaaaagctgtcaaa aGTCCTCAAATGGGAACCTTCATGGGCGTCTATCTCCCCTGCCTCCAGAACATTCTGGGGGTGATCCTTTTCCTTCGCCTTACCTGGATTGTCGGCACGGCCGGCATTTTAGAATCTTTGGCTATTGTTGGCTTGTGCTGCTCATGC ACGATGCTGACAGCCATATCCATGAGTGCAATTGCTACAAATGGCGTTGTGCCAG cGGGAGGATCCTACTATATGATTTCCAGATCACTCGGCCCTGAGTTTGGTGGAGCTGtaggtctctgtttctacctGGGTACAACTTTTGCGGGCTCCATGTACATCCTGGGTACTATTGAGATTCTATTG ACCTACATTGTGCCTAAGGCGGCCATCTTTGTGGCAGAAAAGAAGGAGGATGAAGGTGAAGCCCTCCTGAATAACATGCGCGTCTACGGTACGTGCTGCCTTACACTGATGTCCGTGGTTGTCTTCGTGGGAGTCAAATATGTCAACAAACTCGCCCTGGTCTTCCTGGCTTGCGTCATACTCTCCATCCTTGCCATCTACGCCGGAGTCATTAAGACTATCTTCGAGCCACCCGACTTCCC TGTTTGCATGTTGGGGAACCGCACCTTGCAGAACCAGAACTTTGACAAGTGTCTTAAAGTGGACACGATCGGTAATTTGACTACAACCACCCAGTTGTATAAGCTCTTCTGTAACGGACCCGAATCCAATGCTACCTGCAATGAGTATTTCCTCAACAACAACGTGACCCAGATTCAAGGAATCCCTGGACTTATCAGTGGAGTTATTTCAG AAAATATGTGGTCGGAATATGGCCCGCTGGGTATGTTGGTTGAAAACAAGAAGTTGTCTTCTGTCGGAGGAAGTGATCCCACTCAGGACATCTATCTTCCCTATGTGGTCAATGATATTGCCTCCTTCTTTACTCTGCTTGTTGGGATCTACTTCCCTTCTGTCACTG GTATCATGGCCGGTTCTAATCGATCAGGTGATTTGCGGGATGCCCAAAGGTCCATCCCAGTTGGAACCATCCTGGCTATATTTACCACCTCGATCATAT ATTTCACCTGTGTGGTGCTATTTGGTGCTTGCATCGAGGGTGTGTTACTTCGAGACAA GTTCGGCGACTCTGTTAAAGGCAACCTTGTTATCGGCACGCTGTCATGGCCTTCACCTTGGGTCATTGTGATCGGCTCCTTCTTCTCCTGCTGCGGCGCGGGACTCCAGAGTCTGACCGGCGCCCCCCGCCTCCTGCAAGCCATCGCACGAGACGGCATAGTACCTTTTTTACAG GTTTTTGGTCACGGAAAGGCCAATGGAGAACCGACTTGGGCTCTCTTACTAACCGGTGCGATCTGTGAGATTGGAATTCTCATCGCCTCGTTAGACGCCGTGGCTCCGATACTCTCCAT gtTTTTCCTTATGTGCTACCTGTTTGTCAACTTGGCCTGCGCACTTCAGACTTTACTGCGAACACCAAACTGGAGACCACGTTTCAAATATTACCACTG GGCTCTGTCTTTTCTGGGAATGAGCTTGTGTTTGGCTCTCATGTTCATTTCATCCTGGTATTATGCCATTGTTGCCATGGTCATCGCTGGCTGCATCTACAAATACATTGAATACAGAGG GGCAGAGAAGGAATGGGGCGACGGTATCCGCGGCCTTTCGCTCAACGCGGCCCGTTTCGCCCTCATTCGTCTCGAGGAGGCTCCTCCACACACCAAGAACTGGAG GCCTCAGTGTTTGGTGCTGCTGAATTTGGACTCGGACCAAGCGGTCAAGCATCCTCGCCTGCTCTCGTTCACCTCTCAGCTGAAGGCTGGGAAAGGTCTAACCATAGTGGGAAATGTATTGGAAGGAACTTTTCTCACCAAAGATGCTGAAGCAAAGAAGGCCGAGCAG AATATAAAGTCATCCATGACAGCGGAGCGGACCAAGGGCTTCTGCCATGTTGTCGTTTCTTCCAACCTCAGAGACGGCGTCTCTCATCTTATTCAGTCAGCCGGGCTGGGAGGCATGAAGCACAACACGGTCTTAATGGCCTGGCCGGGAACTTGGAAGCAGTCCAATGACACGCAGTCGTGGAAGAATTTCATAG AGACGATACGAGAGACCACATCTGCCCATCAGGCCTTGCTCGTAGCGAAAAACGTGGACAGCTTCCCCACCAACCAAGAGCGCTTGGGTGAGGGAACCATTGATGTGTGGTGGGTGGTCCACGATGGAGGCCTGTTGATGCTTCTTCCTTTCCTGCTACGACAGCACAAG GTGTGGAGAAAGTGCAAGATGCGCATTTTCACCGTGGCCCAGATGGATGACAACAGCATACAGATGAAGAAAGATCTCCAGACGTTCCTTTACCACCTGCGGTTGAACGCCGAAGTTGAAGTGGTGGAAATG CATGATAATGACATCTCAGCCTTCACCTATGAGAAGACGCTCGTGATGGAGCAAAGGTCTCAGATGCTGAAACAGATGCAGCTCTCCAAGACCGAAAGGGAACGAGAG GCCCAGCTGATCCACGATCGAAACACGGCCTCCCACTCCATGAACGACAAGTCCGAAACGCTCCCTGATCGGGTCCACATGACCTGGACCAAGGAAAAACTTTTCACCGAGCGTAACCGCAACCGCGAGTGCAACTCCAACCTGGCCATGCGAGACCTCTTCAACATGAAGCC AGAGTGGGGGAGCTT GAACCAGACCAACGTCCGCCGCATGCACACAGCCATCAAACTGAATGAGGTGGTGGTCAACAAGTCACAGGGAGCCCACCTGGTTCTCCTCAACATGCCTGGACCACCCAAGAACCGAGGAGGAGATGAAAACT
- the slc12a7b gene encoding solute carrier family 12 member 7 isoform X5 — translation MGDRFVVVPVDGGGDAAEHSGSVVAQTTRLTGGDGGEEEPEVEEDPVFEPQDPNVAVPILKYNREPNKYGDGVPKENSPFINNTDNDKSNSYDGTNMALFEEEMDSNPMVSSLLDKLANYTNLTQGAQEHEEADDDEGSKKKAVKSPQMGTFMGVYLPCLQNILGVILFLRLTWIVGTAGILESLAIVGLCCSCTMLTAISMSAIATNGVVPAGGSYYMISRSLGPEFGGAVGLCFYLGTTFAGSMYILGTIEILLTYIVPKAAIFVAEKKEDEGEALLNNMRVYGTCCLTLMSVVVFVGVKYVNKLALVFLACVILSILAIYAGVIKTIFEPPDFPVCMLGNRTLQNQNFDKCLKVDTIGNLTTTTQLYKLFCNGPESNATCNEYFLNNNVTQIQGIPGLISGVISENMWSEYGPLGMLVENKKLSSVGGSDPTQDIYLPYVVNDIASFFTLLVGIYFPSVTGIMAGSNRSGDLRDAQRSIPVGTILAIFTTSIIYFTCVVLFGACIEGVLLRDKFGDSVKGNLVIGTLSWPSPWVIVIGSFFSCCGAGLQSLTGAPRLLQAIARDGIVPFLQVFGHGKANGEPTWALLLTGAICEIGILIASLDAVAPILSMFFLMCYLFVNLACALQTLLRTPNWRPRFKYYHWALSFLGMSLCLALMFISSWYYAIVAMVIAGCIYKYIEYRGAEKEWGDGIRGLSLNAARFALIRLEEAPPHTKNWRPQCLVLLNLDSDQAVKHPRLLSFTSQLKAGKGLTIVGNVLEGTFLTKDAEAKKAEQNIKSSMTAERTKGFCHVVVSSNLRDGVSHLIQSAGLGGMKHNTVLMAWPGTWKQSNDTQSWKNFIETIRETTSAHQALLVAKNVDSFPTNQERLGEGTIDVWWVVHDGGLLMLLPFLLRQHKVWRKCKMRIFTVAQMDDNSIQMKKDLQTFLYHLRLNAEVEVVEMHDNDISAFTYEKTLVMEQRSQMLKQMQLSKTEREREAQLIHDRNTASHSMNDKSETLPDRVHMTWTKEKLFTERNRNRECNSNLAMRDLFNMKPNQTNVRRMHTAIKLNEVVVNKSQGAHLVLLNMPGPPKNRGGDENYMEFLEVLLEGLNRVLLVRGGGREVITIYS, via the exons ATGGGCGACAGGTTCGTTGTCGTCCCGGTTGACGGGGGAGGAGATGCAGCCGAGCACTCGGGCTCGGTTGTGGCCCAAACGACACGGCTCACCGGTGGCGATGGCGGGGAGGAGGAACCCGAAGTGGAGGAGGACCCGGTGTTCGAACCGCAGGATCCCAATGTCGCTGTGCCCATTCTGAAGTACAACAGGGAACCTAACAAATACG GTGACGGTGTCCCAAAGGAAAATAGTCCCTTCATCAACAACACAGACAATGACAAAAGCAACAGTTACGATGGCACCAACATGGCACTTTTTGAG GAGGAGATGGACAGCAACCCAATGGTGTCATCACTTCTTGATAAACTTGCCAACTACACAAATCTCACCCAGGGAGCCCAGGAACACGAGGAGGCCGATGACGATGAgggctccaaaaaaaaagctgtcaaa aGTCCTCAAATGGGAACCTTCATGGGCGTCTATCTCCCCTGCCTCCAGAACATTCTGGGGGTGATCCTTTTCCTTCGCCTTACCTGGATTGTCGGCACGGCCGGCATTTTAGAATCTTTGGCTATTGTTGGCTTGTGCTGCTCATGC ACGATGCTGACAGCCATATCCATGAGTGCAATTGCTACAAATGGCGTTGTGCCAG cGGGAGGATCCTACTATATGATTTCCAGATCACTCGGCCCTGAGTTTGGTGGAGCTGtaggtctctgtttctacctGGGTACAACTTTTGCGGGCTCCATGTACATCCTGGGTACTATTGAGATTCTATTG ACCTACATTGTGCCTAAGGCGGCCATCTTTGTGGCAGAAAAGAAGGAGGATGAAGGTGAAGCCCTCCTGAATAACATGCGCGTCTACGGTACGTGCTGCCTTACACTGATGTCCGTGGTTGTCTTCGTGGGAGTCAAATATGTCAACAAACTCGCCCTGGTCTTCCTGGCTTGCGTCATACTCTCCATCCTTGCCATCTACGCCGGAGTCATTAAGACTATCTTCGAGCCACCCGACTTCCC TGTTTGCATGTTGGGGAACCGCACCTTGCAGAACCAGAACTTTGACAAGTGTCTTAAAGTGGACACGATCGGTAATTTGACTACAACCACCCAGTTGTATAAGCTCTTCTGTAACGGACCCGAATCCAATGCTACCTGCAATGAGTATTTCCTCAACAACAACGTGACCCAGATTCAAGGAATCCCTGGACTTATCAGTGGAGTTATTTCAG AAAATATGTGGTCGGAATATGGCCCGCTGGGTATGTTGGTTGAAAACAAGAAGTTGTCTTCTGTCGGAGGAAGTGATCCCACTCAGGACATCTATCTTCCCTATGTGGTCAATGATATTGCCTCCTTCTTTACTCTGCTTGTTGGGATCTACTTCCCTTCTGTCACTG GTATCATGGCCGGTTCTAATCGATCAGGTGATTTGCGGGATGCCCAAAGGTCCATCCCAGTTGGAACCATCCTGGCTATATTTACCACCTCGATCATAT ATTTCACCTGTGTGGTGCTATTTGGTGCTTGCATCGAGGGTGTGTTACTTCGAGACAA GTTCGGCGACTCTGTTAAAGGCAACCTTGTTATCGGCACGCTGTCATGGCCTTCACCTTGGGTCATTGTGATCGGCTCCTTCTTCTCCTGCTGCGGCGCGGGACTCCAGAGTCTGACCGGCGCCCCCCGCCTCCTGCAAGCCATCGCACGAGACGGCATAGTACCTTTTTTACAG GTTTTTGGTCACGGAAAGGCCAATGGAGAACCGACTTGGGCTCTCTTACTAACCGGTGCGATCTGTGAGATTGGAATTCTCATCGCCTCGTTAGACGCCGTGGCTCCGATACTCTCCAT gtTTTTCCTTATGTGCTACCTGTTTGTCAACTTGGCCTGCGCACTTCAGACTTTACTGCGAACACCAAACTGGAGACCACGTTTCAAATATTACCACTG GGCTCTGTCTTTTCTGGGAATGAGCTTGTGTTTGGCTCTCATGTTCATTTCATCCTGGTATTATGCCATTGTTGCCATGGTCATCGCTGGCTGCATCTACAAATACATTGAATACAGAGG GGCAGAGAAGGAATGGGGCGACGGTATCCGCGGCCTTTCGCTCAACGCGGCCCGTTTCGCCCTCATTCGTCTCGAGGAGGCTCCTCCACACACCAAGAACTGGAG GCCTCAGTGTTTGGTGCTGCTGAATTTGGACTCGGACCAAGCGGTCAAGCATCCTCGCCTGCTCTCGTTCACCTCTCAGCTGAAGGCTGGGAAAGGTCTAACCATAGTGGGAAATGTATTGGAAGGAACTTTTCTCACCAAAGATGCTGAAGCAAAGAAGGCCGAGCAG AATATAAAGTCATCCATGACAGCGGAGCGGACCAAGGGCTTCTGCCATGTTGTCGTTTCTTCCAACCTCAGAGACGGCGTCTCTCATCTTATTCAGTCAGCCGGGCTGGGAGGCATGAAGCACAACACGGTCTTAATGGCCTGGCCGGGAACTTGGAAGCAGTCCAATGACACGCAGTCGTGGAAGAATTTCATAG AGACGATACGAGAGACCACATCTGCCCATCAGGCCTTGCTCGTAGCGAAAAACGTGGACAGCTTCCCCACCAACCAAGAGCGCTTGGGTGAGGGAACCATTGATGTGTGGTGGGTGGTCCACGATGGAGGCCTGTTGATGCTTCTTCCTTTCCTGCTACGACAGCACAAG GTGTGGAGAAAGTGCAAGATGCGCATTTTCACCGTGGCCCAGATGGATGACAACAGCATACAGATGAAGAAAGATCTCCAGACGTTCCTTTACCACCTGCGGTTGAACGCCGAAGTTGAAGTGGTGGAAATG CATGATAATGACATCTCAGCCTTCACCTATGAGAAGACGCTCGTGATGGAGCAAAGGTCTCAGATGCTGAAACAGATGCAGCTCTCCAAGACCGAAAGGGAACGAGAG GCCCAGCTGATCCACGATCGAAACACGGCCTCCCACTCCATGAACGACAAGTCCGAAACGCTCCCTGATCGGGTCCACATGACCTGGACCAAGGAAAAACTTTTCACCGAGCGTAACCGCAACCGCGAGTGCAACTCCAACCTGGCCATGCGAGACCTCTTCAACATGAAGCC GAACCAGACCAACGTCCGCCGCATGCACACAGCCATCAAACTGAATGAGGTGGTGGTCAACAAGTCACAGGGAGCCCACCTGGTTCTCCTCAACATGCCTGGACCACCCAAGAACCGAGGAGGAGATGAAAACT
- the slc12a7b gene encoding solute carrier family 12 member 7 isoform X1 has protein sequence MGDRFVVVPVDGGGDAAEHSGSVVAQTTRLTGGDGGEEEPEVEEDPVFEPQDPNVAVPILKYNREPNKYGDGVPKENSPFINNTDNDKSNSYDGTNMALFEEEMDSNPMVSSLLDKLANYTNLTQGAQEHEEADDDEGSKKKAVKSPQMGTFMGVYLPCLQNILGVILFLRLTWIVGTAGILESLAIVGLCCSCTMLTAISMSAIATNGVVPAGGSYYMISRSLGPEFGGAVGLCFYLGTTFAGSMYILGTIEILLTYIVPKAAIFVAEKKEDEGEALLNNMRVYGTCCLTLMSVVVFVGVKYVNKLALVFLACVILSILAIYAGVIKTIFEPPDFPVCMLGNRTLQNQNFDKCLKVDTIGNLTTTTQLYKLFCNGPESNATCNEYFLNNNVTQIQGIPGLISGVISENMWSEYGPLGMLVENKKLSSVGGSDPTQDIYLPYVVNDIASFFTLLVGIYFPSVTGIMAGSNRSGDLRDAQRSIPVGTILAIFTTSIIYFTCVVLFGACIEGVLLRDKFGDSVKGNLVIGTLSWPSPWVIVIGSFFSCCGAGLQSLTGAPRLLQAIARDGIVPFLQVFGHGKANGEPTWALLLTGAICEIGILIASLDAVAPILSMFFLMCYLFVNLACALQTLLRTPNWRPRFKYYHWALSFLGMSLCLALMFISSWYYAIVAMVIAGCIYKYIEYRGAEKEWGDGIRGLSLNAARFALIRLEEAPPHTKNWRPQCLVLLNLDSDQAVKHPRLLSFTSQLKAGKGLTIVGNVLEGTFLTKDAEAKKAEQNIKSSMTAERTKGFCHVVVSSNLRDGVSHLIQSAGLGGMKHNTVLMAWPGTWKQSNDTQSWKNFIETIRETTSAHQALLVAKNVDSFPTNQERLGEGTIDVWWVVHDGGLLMLLPFLLRQHKVWRKCKMRIFTVAQMDDNSIQMKKDLQTFLYHLRLNAEVEVVEMHDNDISAFTYEKTLVMEQRSQMLKQMQLSKTEREREIQSITDESRNSIRRKNPGAAEGASLSRQSSPTEDTQEDEAQLIHDRNTASHSMNDKSETLPDRVHMTWTKEKLFTERNRNRECNSNLAMRDLFNMKPEWGSLNQTNVRRMHTAIKLNEVVVNKSQGAHLVLLNMPGPPKNRGGDENYMEFLEVLLEGLNRVLLVRGGGREVITIYS, from the exons ATGGGCGACAGGTTCGTTGTCGTCCCGGTTGACGGGGGAGGAGATGCAGCCGAGCACTCGGGCTCGGTTGTGGCCCAAACGACACGGCTCACCGGTGGCGATGGCGGGGAGGAGGAACCCGAAGTGGAGGAGGACCCGGTGTTCGAACCGCAGGATCCCAATGTCGCTGTGCCCATTCTGAAGTACAACAGGGAACCTAACAAATACG GTGACGGTGTCCCAAAGGAAAATAGTCCCTTCATCAACAACACAGACAATGACAAAAGCAACAGTTACGATGGCACCAACATGGCACTTTTTGAG GAGGAGATGGACAGCAACCCAATGGTGTCATCACTTCTTGATAAACTTGCCAACTACACAAATCTCACCCAGGGAGCCCAGGAACACGAGGAGGCCGATGACGATGAgggctccaaaaaaaaagctgtcaaa aGTCCTCAAATGGGAACCTTCATGGGCGTCTATCTCCCCTGCCTCCAGAACATTCTGGGGGTGATCCTTTTCCTTCGCCTTACCTGGATTGTCGGCACGGCCGGCATTTTAGAATCTTTGGCTATTGTTGGCTTGTGCTGCTCATGC ACGATGCTGACAGCCATATCCATGAGTGCAATTGCTACAAATGGCGTTGTGCCAG cGGGAGGATCCTACTATATGATTTCCAGATCACTCGGCCCTGAGTTTGGTGGAGCTGtaggtctctgtttctacctGGGTACAACTTTTGCGGGCTCCATGTACATCCTGGGTACTATTGAGATTCTATTG ACCTACATTGTGCCTAAGGCGGCCATCTTTGTGGCAGAAAAGAAGGAGGATGAAGGTGAAGCCCTCCTGAATAACATGCGCGTCTACGGTACGTGCTGCCTTACACTGATGTCCGTGGTTGTCTTCGTGGGAGTCAAATATGTCAACAAACTCGCCCTGGTCTTCCTGGCTTGCGTCATACTCTCCATCCTTGCCATCTACGCCGGAGTCATTAAGACTATCTTCGAGCCACCCGACTTCCC TGTTTGCATGTTGGGGAACCGCACCTTGCAGAACCAGAACTTTGACAAGTGTCTTAAAGTGGACACGATCGGTAATTTGACTACAACCACCCAGTTGTATAAGCTCTTCTGTAACGGACCCGAATCCAATGCTACCTGCAATGAGTATTTCCTCAACAACAACGTGACCCAGATTCAAGGAATCCCTGGACTTATCAGTGGAGTTATTTCAG AAAATATGTGGTCGGAATATGGCCCGCTGGGTATGTTGGTTGAAAACAAGAAGTTGTCTTCTGTCGGAGGAAGTGATCCCACTCAGGACATCTATCTTCCCTATGTGGTCAATGATATTGCCTCCTTCTTTACTCTGCTTGTTGGGATCTACTTCCCTTCTGTCACTG GTATCATGGCCGGTTCTAATCGATCAGGTGATTTGCGGGATGCCCAAAGGTCCATCCCAGTTGGAACCATCCTGGCTATATTTACCACCTCGATCATAT ATTTCACCTGTGTGGTGCTATTTGGTGCTTGCATCGAGGGTGTGTTACTTCGAGACAA GTTCGGCGACTCTGTTAAAGGCAACCTTGTTATCGGCACGCTGTCATGGCCTTCACCTTGGGTCATTGTGATCGGCTCCTTCTTCTCCTGCTGCGGCGCGGGACTCCAGAGTCTGACCGGCGCCCCCCGCCTCCTGCAAGCCATCGCACGAGACGGCATAGTACCTTTTTTACAG GTTTTTGGTCACGGAAAGGCCAATGGAGAACCGACTTGGGCTCTCTTACTAACCGGTGCGATCTGTGAGATTGGAATTCTCATCGCCTCGTTAGACGCCGTGGCTCCGATACTCTCCAT gtTTTTCCTTATGTGCTACCTGTTTGTCAACTTGGCCTGCGCACTTCAGACTTTACTGCGAACACCAAACTGGAGACCACGTTTCAAATATTACCACTG GGCTCTGTCTTTTCTGGGAATGAGCTTGTGTTTGGCTCTCATGTTCATTTCATCCTGGTATTATGCCATTGTTGCCATGGTCATCGCTGGCTGCATCTACAAATACATTGAATACAGAGG GGCAGAGAAGGAATGGGGCGACGGTATCCGCGGCCTTTCGCTCAACGCGGCCCGTTTCGCCCTCATTCGTCTCGAGGAGGCTCCTCCACACACCAAGAACTGGAG GCCTCAGTGTTTGGTGCTGCTGAATTTGGACTCGGACCAAGCGGTCAAGCATCCTCGCCTGCTCTCGTTCACCTCTCAGCTGAAGGCTGGGAAAGGTCTAACCATAGTGGGAAATGTATTGGAAGGAACTTTTCTCACCAAAGATGCTGAAGCAAAGAAGGCCGAGCAG AATATAAAGTCATCCATGACAGCGGAGCGGACCAAGGGCTTCTGCCATGTTGTCGTTTCTTCCAACCTCAGAGACGGCGTCTCTCATCTTATTCAGTCAGCCGGGCTGGGAGGCATGAAGCACAACACGGTCTTAATGGCCTGGCCGGGAACTTGGAAGCAGTCCAATGACACGCAGTCGTGGAAGAATTTCATAG AGACGATACGAGAGACCACATCTGCCCATCAGGCCTTGCTCGTAGCGAAAAACGTGGACAGCTTCCCCACCAACCAAGAGCGCTTGGGTGAGGGAACCATTGATGTGTGGTGGGTGGTCCACGATGGAGGCCTGTTGATGCTTCTTCCTTTCCTGCTACGACAGCACAAG GTGTGGAGAAAGTGCAAGATGCGCATTTTCACCGTGGCCCAGATGGATGACAACAGCATACAGATGAAGAAAGATCTCCAGACGTTCCTTTACCACCTGCGGTTGAACGCCGAAGTTGAAGTGGTGGAAATG CATGATAATGACATCTCAGCCTTCACCTATGAGAAGACGCTCGTGATGGAGCAAAGGTCTCAGATGCTGAAACAGATGCAGCTCTCCAAGACCGAAAGGGAACGAGAG ATTCAGAGTATCACTGACGAATCACGTAACTCAATCCGGAGGAAGAACCCAGGTGCTGCCGAGGGCGCAAGCCTCAGCCGGCAGTCCTCTCCCACGGAGGACACGCAGGAGGATGAG GCCCAGCTGATCCACGATCGAAACACGGCCTCCCACTCCATGAACGACAAGTCCGAAACGCTCCCTGATCGGGTCCACATGACCTGGACCAAGGAAAAACTTTTCACCGAGCGTAACCGCAACCGCGAGTGCAACTCCAACCTGGCCATGCGAGACCTCTTCAACATGAAGCC AGAGTGGGGGAGCTT GAACCAGACCAACGTCCGCCGCATGCACACAGCCATCAAACTGAATGAGGTGGTGGTCAACAAGTCACAGGGAGCCCACCTGGTTCTCCTCAACATGCCTGGACCACCCAAGAACCGAGGAGGAGATGAAAACT